In Centroberyx gerrardi isolate f3 chromosome 11, fCenGer3.hap1.cur.20231027, whole genome shotgun sequence, the following are encoded in one genomic region:
- the chrdl2 gene encoding chordin-like protein 2, with translation MKSIFLFIFIIWFADAELKARQAAGVLCTFKDKTYSPGDSWHPYLEPFGFMFCMRCVCTETGHVKCNTIRCPAAPCENPVTDPQQCCPRCTDEPRIPAGLRASVKSCRYNGSIYQPGETFTKHDLFPSRQTNQCVMCTCSNGNIFCALKTCQPLTCSSAISVPDTCCLVCKDHGTSGSSSAEDGNQQLNRGVRHSVDQCAGEQLRARSDRATTPRIRSIPRGLSLSKLNLKGAAETTVKILLQRKHQRACLYNGKTYSHGDMWHPVLGKVLECILCTCTDGLQDCKRITCPSQFPCQHPMKPAGKCCKTCPEIKAESNQTQCYLGFKNNLLVYKVESSMKVDTPDTVRIIAVERQSTAEVEVQVWNTAEGVLQLMEIGDVQRKDIMDHPENYTLLTTVDEETWRKFKEEGENPQTTVCEDGIREIVNFLNPKQMEGLCSP, from the exons ATGAAGTCcatatttttgttcattttcatcatttggTTTGCAGATGCAGAGCTAAAAGCCCGTCAAG CGGCCGGGGTGTTGTGTACTTTCAAAGACAAGACCTACAGCCCGGGAGACAGCTGGCATCCCTATCTGGAGCCCTTCGGCTTTATGTTCTGCATGCGCTGCGTCTGCACCGAG ACAGGCCATGTGAAATGTAACACAATCAGGTGTCCGGCCGCACCGTGTGAAAACCCGGTCACTGACCCTCAGCAGTGTTGTCCACGATGCACAG ATGAGCCCAGGATCCCTGCAGGTCTGAGAGCTTCAGTGAAATCCTGCAGGTATAATGGAAGTATTTACCAGCCAGGGGAAACCTTCACTAAGCATGACCTCTTCCCATCCAGACAGACCAATCAGTGTGTTATGTGCACATGCTCT aaTGGAAACATCTTCTGTGCTTTGAAAACATGCCAACCGCTCACCTGTTCCTCGGCCATCTCAGTTCCAGATACCTGCTGTTTGGTGTGCAAAG ATCATGGCACCAGTGGGTCGTCATCAGCTGAGGATGGAAACCAACAGCTGAACCGAGGCGTT AGACACTCCGTGGACCAGTGTGCCGGAGAGCAGCTGAGGGCGCGGTCCGACCGTGCCACTACTCCCAGAATCAGGAGTATTCCCCGGGGTCTCAGCCTCAGCAAACTCAACCTCAAAGGGGCCGCAGAGACCACCGTGAAGATCctgctgcagaggaaacacCAGAGAG cGTGTTTATACAACGGCAAGACGTACTCTCATGGAGATATGTGGCATCCGGTTTTGGGGAAGGTCCTTGAATGCATCTTGTGCACCTGTACCGATGGCCTCCAGGACTGCAAACGCATCACATGTCCCAGCCAGTTCCCATGCCAGCATCCCATGAAGCCAGCGGGGAAGTGCTGCAAGACCTGTCCAG AGATTAAAGCTGAAAGCAACCAGACCCAGTGTTATCTTGGATTTAAAAATAACCTCTTGGTGTACAAAGTAGAGTCATCGATGAAAGTTGACACACCCGACACTGTCAGGATAATCGCTGTTGAAAGACAAAGCACTGCTGAGGTTGAAGTGCAAGTATGGAACACCGCAGAAG GTGTATTACAGCTGATGGAAATCGGGGACGTTCAAAGAAAAGATATTATGGATCATCCAGAAAATTACACATTACTTACAACAGTTGATgaag AGACTTGGAGAAAATttaaagaagagggagaaaatccTCAGACCACAGTTTGTGAAGATGGCATACGGGAGATAGTGAATTTCTTAAACCCCAAGCAGATGGAAGGCCTGTGTTCACCCTAA
- the spag7 gene encoding sperm-associated antigen 7 homolog, which produces MADLLGSILNSMEKPPTVGDQESRRKAREQAARLKKMQEDEKRKKAEFRKKMEKEVSDFIQDSAQQKRKYNPMGKIERSILHDVAEVAGLTSFSFGEDEESRYVMLFKKEFAPSDEELEAYRKGEEWDPQLAEQRRRLREQAALEEAAASQSEKSEASPSSNYRDKYSHLIGTSAAKDAAHTLEANRAYGCVPVANKRDTRSIEEAMNAIRAKKRQKREDDTGASASNS; this is translated from the exons ATGGCGGACCTCCTAGGTTCAATCTTAAACTCGATGGAGAAACCTCCAACAGTCGGCGACCAGGAAAGCCGACGAAAGGCTCGAG AGCAAGCGGCAAGGCTCAAGAAGATGcaggaagatgagaagagaaagaaagcagagtTCAGGAAGAAG ATGGAGAAAGAGGTGTCAGATTTCATCCAAGACAGTGCGCAACAGAAACGAAAATACAATCCTATGGGGAAGATTGAAAGGAGTATATT GCATGATGTTGCAGAAGTGGCTGGTctgacttctttttctttcgGGGAGGACGAGGAGAGCCGTTACGTCATGCTTTTCAAGAAG GAGTTCGCTCCATCGGATGAGGAGCTGGAAGCCTATCGCAAAGGAGAGGAGTGGGATCCACAGCTGGCGGAGCAGCGGCGCAGACTGAGA gaacaGGCTGCGTTGGAAGAAGCAGCGGCCAGCCAGTCGGAGAAGTCGGAAGCGTCTCCCAGCTCCAACTACCGAGACAAGTACAGTCACCTGATTGGCACCTCGGCCGCAAAGGACGCCGCACACACACTAGAGGCCAACCGGGCCTACGGCTGTG TGCCTGTGGCCAACAAGAGGGACACCCGCTCCATAGAGGAAGCCATGAACGCAATCAGAGCCAAGAAGCGGCAGAAGCGAGAGGACGACACGGGGGCGAGCGCCAGCAATTCCTGA
- the defbl2 gene encoding beta-defensin-like 2 — translation MKGLSLVVLVLLLMLSVGEGNDPEMQYWTCGYRGLCRRFCYAQEYIVGHHGCPRRYRCCAVRF, via the exons ATGAAGGGATTGAGCTTGGTTGTCCTTGTGCTTCTCCTGATGCTCTCAGTTGGGGAGG GCAATGACCCAGAGATGCAATACTGGACCTGTGGGTATAGAGGACTCTGCAGACGGTTCTGCTATGCTCAGGAGTACATTGTCGGTCACCATGGTTGCCCACGAAGATACAG GTGCTGTGCTGTGCGGTTTTAG
- the mepcea gene encoding 7SK snRNA methylphosphate capping enzyme — translation MSVDEETVKTTGSSQASSAPSLQLSECTGSYNNISIMAEVTAATADSSDVTATCPVPTTVASPNHTSSTDTLTHSENAGQRARENENNINRRNSFHHSKQQQQQKLTKRRNTSSSGFKHPTSGKRRRRANSESDSVLPTNFLLGGNIFDPLNLNSLLDEEVNRALNAETPKSSPLPAKSRDPVEILIPRDITDPLNLNSGIADSSFLVSPYKSGGRKRHRNRHHGGGGGGGGGGGSGISATQLDLSESGKSEVKTSTSTLLSGMSASCSALDVPKGSSTFSSVSGDSHECQEADSTSCKEEMMLSVSAPHTQRSMEDSTSSISGGPNQHSGRRKRRRNSGKMEPPATHSTPIGKPGAGDRTCGAAGASRNSQSFHTPRSGPRAGPGGRQQQPVNQQKKEERKKFQYGNYDKYYGYRNPGTSEDPRVRVLRPEWFQGKDVLDLGCNSGHLTLYIAKMLRPARILGLDIDSGLVHAARKNIRHYLSELQTQEARRKSTKPERNGNESCTGTEKKHNEAESMDENGKPVKGESGPAEAVNDNVSCHTDEAGAQGQDSTTEEMEQEDGDLPPADQPVSCSFPVSLQISRGPIAAPPLTETSTVRAGEFPSNVSFIKANYVLESDSLLLTQRPEYDVILCLSVTKWVHLNWGDNGLKRLFQRVYRHLRPGGLFILEPQPWESYARRKKLTDNICRNYNSIRLRPDHFSTYLTSEVGFSSYEFIGTPNCSLRGFQRPVYLFHK, via the exons ATGTCTGTTGATGAGGAGACTGTAAAAACCACCGGTAGTTCACAGGCCAGCTCGGCTCCATCTCTGCAACTCTCAGAATGTACTGGAAGTTACAACAATATTTCCATAATGGCAGAGGTTACCGCCGCCACCGCTGACAGCTCTGATGTTACAGCTACCTGCCCTGTGCCAACCACTGTGGCCTCACCAAATCACACCAGCTCGACTGACACTCTTACCCACTCAGAAAACGCcggacagagagccagagagaatgagaataaCATAAACCGCAGAAACAGCTTCCATCATtccaaacagcagcaacaacagaaaCTAACAAAGCGTCGCAACACATCAAGTTCCGGATTCAAGCATCCAACATCTGGCAAGAGAAGACGAAGGGCCAACTCCGAGAGTGACTCTGTCCTGCCCACCAACTTCCTCCTGggcgggaacatttttgacccGCTGAATCTCAACAGCCTGCTGGATGAGGAAGTCAACAGGGCGCTGAATGCGGAGACCCCCAAATCCTCCCCACTGCCAGCCAAGAGTCGAGATCCTGTGGAGATCCTCATCCCCAGGGACATCACTGATCCGCTCAACCTCAACAGTGGGatagcagacagcagcttcttGGTGTCACCCTACAAGAGTGGTGGCAGGAAGAGACACCGCAACAGACAccatggaggaggtgggggtggaggaggtgggggtgggagtgggATTTCAGCCACACAGCTCGATCTCTCAGAATCAGGAAAAAGTGAGGTGAAAACTAGCACCTCCACACTGCTGTCAGGTATGTCAGCCTCGTGCTCAGCACTAGACGTCCCCAAAGGGTCCAGCACCTTCTCCAGTGTCTCAGGGGATTCCCATGAGTGTCAGGAGGCCGACTCAACCAGCTGCAAGGAAGAGATGATGCTGTCTGTATCTGCTCCCCACACCCAGAGAAGTATGGAAGACTCCACTTCCTCCATATCGGGGGGACCAAACCAGCACTCAGGCAGACGCAAACGCAGGCGCAACTCAGGCAAGATGGAGCCCCCTGCGACTCATTCTACCCCCATCGGAAAGCCAGGAGCTGGAGACAGGACTTGTGGGGCAGCAGGAGCATCGAGAAACTCTCAGTCCTTCCACACACCAAGGAGTGGTCCCAGAGCCGGGCCAGGAGGTCGCCAGCAGCAGCCCGTCAACCagcagaagaaggaggagaggaagaagttCCAGTATGGGAACTACGACAAGTATTATGGCTACCGTAACCCAGGCACCAGCGAAGACCCGCGGGTACGTGTGCTTCGTCCAGAATGGTTTCAGGGTAAAGACGTACTGGATTTGGGATGCAACTCGGGCCACCTAACTCTATATATTGCCAAAATGCTAAGACCCGCCCGCATATTGGGCCTGGATATTGACAGTGGTCTGGTACATGCTGCCCGAAAGAACATCAGACATTACCTGTCCGAGCTGCAGACCCAGGAGGCCAGACGAAAGAGCACTAAACCGGAGAGGAATGGAAATGAGAGTTGCACAGGCACAGAAAAGAAGCACAATGAAGCAGAGAGCATGGATGAAAATGGGAAACCAGTGAAAGGAGAAAGCGGCCCTGCGGAGGCTGTAAATGACAATGTCTCCTGTCACACAGATGAGGCAGGGGCCCAGGGGCAGGACAGCACAACAGAGGAAATGGAGCAGGAAGACGGTGATTTGCCCCCTGCTGATCAGCCTGTGAGCTGCTCTTTTCCTGTGTCCCTGCAGATCTCCAGGGGGCCCATAGCTGCACCTCCACTCACAGAAACGTCTACCGTACGGGCTGGGGAGTTTCCCTCGAATGTGTCCTTCATCAAG GCCAATTATGTCCTGGAGAGCGATAGTCTGCTATTGACTCAGCGGCCAGAGTACGACGTCATCCTGTGCCTGAGCGTCACCAAATGGGTTCACCTGAACTGGGGGGATAATGGCCTCAAGCGGCTCTTCCAGAGAGTCTACAGACATCTCCGTCCTGGAGGCCTGTTCATCCTCGAGCCGCAGCCATGGGAGTCCTACGCCAGGAGGAAGAAACTGACT GACAATATTTGCAGGAATTATAACAGCATCCGCCTCAGACCTGACCACTTTTCAACATACCTTACAAGTGAAGTGGGCTTCTCGAGTTATGAGTTCATTGGGACCCCCAACTGTTCATTACGAG GTTTTCAGAGGCCAGTCTACTTATTTCACAAATGA